One window of the Chloroflexota bacterium genome contains the following:
- a CDS encoding c-type cytochrome — MSSRLKITLAFLLITFALAGCISFAEDIAPPPGYQPPPTQPPTTPTAALPVFPVLPPDPMRGAALYTENCAPCHGNTGLGDGPDAAKLPNPVPAIGSIELARQSTPADWYLMVANGNLDRYMPPFHSLSVPQRWDVIAYVYSLSATDEQLAQGALLFAENCAACHGESGLGDGPQSSELSTSPLDFTDQAFMGERSAQDFYAKITTGAGEMHAFGEELSETERRVVADYLRFLTFIQPGGETSPQQAEPTAAPASDSTTEAESPPTVESAETAPEGAGVVQVLVAHGAGGEIPAGAEVILYGYENMQEAYNQSAELPEDGFIFFEDMPMNDGWVYLATVEYDGVVYGSNLAQVTADSTEVLLDVTIFDVSNDSSLLAIDRMHIFFEFITEDTIQVIQLLLLSNPSGQTISSVDPEQPLMIFELPEGATNLNVQESMRLRYSAVENGLGIGTVRPSAEPYEITFAFDMPYKKAKLDLTLPIPLDTGAALVIAPQEGVKVRGDQLTDTGARDLQGVAYSTYAAENLSAGETLSMTVSGLPDASTEWLAAGGTDSNTNLVIGLAAFGLTFVIVGLYLWQRNRNDADDDWHDDVELIEDSLVESADELMDAIIALDDLYKSGELGEDAYRRRRSELKARLEEVMG, encoded by the coding sequence ATGTCATCACGCCTAAAGATAACTCTCGCTTTTTTGCTCATCACCTTCGCCCTCGCTGGCTGCATATCTTTCGCCGAAGATATTGCGCCTCCGCCGGGCTACCAACCCCCCCCCACGCAGCCGCCGACTACGCCTACGGCCGCGCTGCCGGTTTTCCCCGTGCTGCCCCCTGATCCAATGCGCGGCGCGGCGCTTTATACTGAAAACTGTGCCCCTTGCCACGGCAATACAGGCCTTGGCGATGGCCCCGACGCGGCCAAGCTCCCGAACCCTGTGCCCGCCATCGGCTCGATAGAACTGGCGCGCCAGTCCACCCCCGCCGACTGGTATCTGATGGTGGCCAACGGCAATCTTGATCGCTATATGCCGCCGTTCCACAGCCTTTCGGTGCCCCAGCGCTGGGATGTGATTGCCTACGTTTATTCGTTGAGCGCGACAGATGAGCAACTGGCTCAGGGCGCGCTGCTCTTCGCCGAGAATTGTGCCGCCTGTCATGGCGAGAGCGGCCTGGGCGATGGCCCCCAGAGCAGCGAGTTGAGCACATCGCCGCTCGATTTTACCGACCAGGCTTTTATGGGCGAACGCTCTGCGCAAGATTTCTATGCCAAAATCACCACCGGGGCAGGTGAGATGCATGCCTTTGGTGAAGAACTCAGTGAAACCGAACGCCGGGTTGTGGCGGATTATCTGCGCTTTTTGACCTTTATCCAGCCCGGGGGCGAGACTTCACCCCAACAGGCTGAACCTACCGCGGCCCCCGCGAGTGATTCCACCACCGAGGCAGAATCACCCCCCACAGTTGAATCCGCTGAAACCGCTCCCGAAGGTGCGGGTGTTGTTCAGGTACTTGTGGCACATGGCGCGGGTGGCGAAATCCCCGCGGGTGCAGAAGTCATTCTGTATGGCTATGAAAATATGCAAGAAGCCTACAATCAGAGTGCTGAACTGCCCGAAGATGGATTTATCTTTTTTGAAGATATGCCCATGAACGATGGCTGGGTGTATCTGGCAACTGTGGAATACGATGGGGTCGTCTATGGCTCGAATCTGGCTCAGGTAACTGCCGATTCTACCGAGGTCTTGTTGGATGTGACCATTTTTGATGTCAGCAACGATTCTTCGCTGCTGGCGATCGACCGGATGCACATCTTCTTTGAATTTATTACCGAAGATACGATCCAGGTCATTCAATTACTGTTGCTCTCCAATCCCAGCGGACAAACGATCTCATCGGTAGATCCCGAACAACCCCTGATGATCTTTGAACTGCCCGAAGGCGCGACGAATTTAAATGTGCAAGAAAGTATGCGCCTGCGTTATTCGGCTGTGGAGAATGGTTTGGGTATCGGCACAGTGCGCCCTTCTGCCGAGCCTTATGAAATCACATTTGCTTTTGATATGCCCTATAAAAAAGCGAAGCTGGATTTGACGCTGCCGATTCCGTTGGATACCGGAGCTGCGTTGGTGATTGCGCCGCAAGAGGGCGTGAAGGTGCGCGGCGATCAATTGACCGATACCGGCGCGCGTGACTTGCAAGGCGTTGCCTACAGTACTTATGCCGCCGAGAATTTGAGCGCTGGCGAGACGCTAAGCATGACCGTTTCTGGCCTGCCCGATGCAAGCACCGAATGGCTGGCTGCTGGCGGTACGGATTCAAATACGAATCTGGTGATTGGTCTGGCCGCATTTGGCCTTACATTTGTGATCGTTGGCCTGTATCTCTGGCAACGTAATCGAAACGACGCGGATGATGACTGGCATGATGATGTCGAACTCATCGAAGATTCCCTGGTAGAAAGCGCCGATGAGCTTATGGATGCGATTATTGCTCTGGATGACCTTTATAAATCGGGTGAACTTGGCGAAGATGCCTATCGCCGCCGCCGATCCGAGTTGAAAGCGCGCTTGGAAGAGGTGATGGGTTAA